The following proteins come from a genomic window of Leopardus geoffroyi isolate Oge1 chromosome A3, O.geoffroyi_Oge1_pat1.0, whole genome shotgun sequence:
- the RAE1 gene encoding mRNA export factor yields MSLFGTTSGFGTSGTSMFGSTSTDNHNPMKDIEVTSSPDDSIGCLSFSPPTLPGNFLIAGSWANDVRCWEVQDSGQTIPKAQQMHTGPVLDVCWSDDGSKVFTASCDKTAKMWDLNSNQAIQIAQHDAPVKTIHWIKAPNYSCVMTGSWDKTLKFWDTRSSNPMMVLQLPERCYCADVIYPMAVVATAERGLIVYQLENQPSEFRRIESPLKHQHRCVAIFKDKQNKPTGFALGSIEGRVAIHYINPPNPAKDNFTFKCHRSNGTNTSAPQDIYAVNGIAFHPVHGTLATVGSDGRFSFWDKDARTKLKTSEQLDQPISACCFNHNGNIFAYASSYDWSKGHEFYNPQKKNYIFLRNAAEELKPRNKK; encoded by the exons ATGAGTCTGTTCGGAACAACCTCGGGTTTCGGAACCAGTGGGACCAGCATGTTTGGCAGCACAAGCACAGATAACCACAACCCCATGAAG GATATTGAAGTAACATCCTCTCCTGATGATAGCATTGGTTGTCTATCTTTTAGCCCACCAACCTTGCCCGGGAACTTTCTTATTGCAGGATCGTGGGCTAATGAT GTTCGctgctgggaagttcaagatagCGGACAGACGATCCCAAAAGCCCAGCAGATGCATACGGGGCCGGTGTTAGATGTCTGCTGGAGTGAT GATGGGAGCAAAGTATTTACGGCATCATGTGATAAAACTGCCAAAATGTGGGACCTCAACAGTAATCAAGCAATACAGATTGCACAG cacGACGCTCCTGTTAAGACCATCCATTGGATCAAAGCTCCGAACTACAGCTGTGTGATGACTGGCAGCTGGGATAAGACTTTGAAG ttttgGGATACACGATCATCAAATCCCATGATGGTTTTGCAACTCCCTGAAAGATGTTACTGCGCCGATGTG atctaccctatggccGTGGTGGCGACTGCAGAGAGGGGACTGATTGTCTACCAGTTAGAGAATCAGCCCTCCGAATTCAGGAGGATAGAATCCCCGCTGAAACATCAG CATCGATGCGTGGCTATTTTCAAAGATAAACAGAACAAGCCGACTGGTTTCGCTCTGGGAAGTATCGAGGGGAGGGTTGCTATTCACTACATCAACCCCCCAAATCC TGCCAAAGACAACTTCACCTTCAAATGTCACCGCTCGAACGGAACCAATACCTCAGCTCCTCAGGACATCTACGCG GTAAACGGGATCGCATTCCATCCTGTTCACGGCACCCTTGCCACTGTGGGATCCGATGGCAGATTCAGCTTCTGGGACAAAGATGCCAGAACGAAACTAAAAACTTCGGAACAGTTAGATCAGCCCATATCGGCCTGCTGCTTCAATCACAATGGGAACATATTTGCCTATGCTTCCAGCTACGACTGGTCAAAG GGACATGAGTTTTATAatccccaaaagaaaaattacatcttCCTGCGTAACGCAGCCGAAGAACTAAAACCCAGGAATAAGAAGTAG